The genomic interval GTTTCCAGGCTGCGCGCCGCTTTTCCAGCTCGGCGTCGTCGACTTCCAGCTGCAACAGGCGTTTACGCGCATCGATGGTCACGGTGTCGCCTTCCTCAATCAGGCCGATCGCACCGCCCACCGCTGCCTCGGGCGCCACGTGGCCCACGACCATGCCGTAGGTGCCGCCCGAGAAACGCCCATCGGTGATCAGGCCGACCTTCTCGCCCAGCCCACGGCCGATGATCGCCGAGGTCGGCGACAGCATCTCGCGCATGCCGGGACCGCCCTTCGGACCCTCGTAGCGGATGACCACGATATCGCCGGCACCGACCCGTTCGTCGACGATGGCGGCCATGGCTTCCTCTTCGGAATCGAACACACGCGCGGGACCGGTAATGGCCGGGTTCTTCAGGCCAGTGATCTTGGCGACGGCGCCTTCTTCGGCGAGATTGCCCTTGAGAATGGCGAGATGCCCCTGGGCATAGAGCGGATCGTCGAACTGGTGGATGACCTGCTGATCGGTGGGCGGCGCATCCGGCACGTCGGCCAGCACCTCGGCCAGGGTCTGGCCGGTAATGGTCAGACAATCGCCGTGCAGCAGGCCGGCGTTAAGCAGCATCTTAAGCACCTGCGGAATGCCGCCGGCGCGATGTAGTTCGGTGACCACGTAGCGTCCCGAGGGCTTGAGATCGCAGAACACCGGCACCTGTGCACGGATACGCTCGAAGTCGTCGATACTCAGGTCGACCTCGGCGGCCTGGGCGATGGCCAGCAGGTGCAGCACCGCGTTGGTCGAACCGCCCACGGCCATGATCAGCGTGATCGCGTTCTCGAAGGCCTTGAAGGTGAGCAGATCACGCGGCTTGATGCCCTTTTCGATCGCCGTGATCAGGGCCTCGGCAGAGGCTGCCGCACTGTCGGCCTTCTCGGCGTCCTCGGCGGCCATGGTCGAGGAATACGGCAGCGATAGCCCCATCGCCTCGATCGCGCTGGACATGGTATTGGCGGTGTACATGCCGCCACACGAGCCCGCGCCCGGGCAGGCATTGCATTCCACGCGGTGCACGCGCTCGTCGTCAATGGTGCCCGCCACGCGCTGGCCGACGGCCTCGAAGGCCGACACGATCGTAAGGTCCTCGCCGTCCAGATGGCCCGGCTTGATGGTACCGCCGTAAACAAAGATGGCTGGCACGTTCATGCGCGCGATGCCGATCATCGCCCCCGGCATGTTCTTGTCGCAGCCGCCAATCGCGATCACCCCGTCCATGGACTCACCCTGGACCGCCGTTTCGATGGTATCGGCGATGACCTCGCGCGAGACCAGCGAATACTTCATGCCCGGGGTACCCATCGAGATACCATCGGACACGGTCACCGTGCCGAACATCTGCGACTTGGCGCCGCCGTTCTCCAGCGCCGATTCGGCGCGCTGGGCCAGCACGTTCAGACCGATATTGCAGGGCGTGATGGTCGAGTAGCCGTTGGCCACCCCGACGATGGGCTTGTCGAAATCCGCGTCGGTATAGCCCATCGCGCGCAGCATGGCGCGATTGGGAGCACGCGCGGTGCCCTGGGTGACGACTTGGCTGCGGCGTTTGAGCGGCTTGTCCTCGGCCATGAACGTTCTCGTTGTGGGAAGGCGCCGTATTATGCCGGCTCGTATGCATCACGCACAAAAAAGGCGCAGCCCCCTGCGGGCTGCGCCTCGGATCGCTGCACGCCGGCGAACTATTTGTTCGGCTGCTTGGTCATACGCAGATAGGGCTTGAGCTCGTTCCAGCCCGCCGGGAAAAGCTTCTCGGCCTCTTCGTTGGACAGCGCCGGCGAGACGATCACGTCGTCACCGTCTTCCCAGTTGGCCGGCGTGGTGACCTTGTAGTTGTCGGTCAGCTGCATGGAGTCGATCACGCGGATGATCTCGCGGAAGTTGCGGCCGGCACTCTTCGGGTAGGTCAGCGTCATGCGGACCTTCTTGTTCGGATCGATCACGAACACGCTGCGTACCGTCGACGTGTCGCCGGCGTTCGGGTGAATCATGTCGTAGAGTTCGGCGACCTTGCGGTCGGTGTCCCCGATGATCGGGAAATTTACCGCGCAGCCCTGGGTCTCTTCGATATCCGAAGACCAGGCTTTATGGTCCTCGACGGAATCCACCGACACCACGATCACCTTGGTGTTGCGCTTGGCGAACTCGTCTTTCAGACGCCCGGTCTCGCCGAGCTCGGTGGTGCACACCGGCGTGAAGTCTGCCGGGTGCGAGAACAGTACGCCCCAGCTGTCGCCCAGCCACTCGTGAAAATCGATATGGCCTTCTGTCGTATCGGCCGTGAAATTCGGCGCGTCGTCACCAAGTCGCAAGCTCATGTAATCCTCCTGTGCAATATCTGGCGCGACTATAGCAGTCGCGTCGCGCGTGCCTAAATAACGATCGCTTCGTTAGTTATGCATGGGGCTGACAGGGCGGCGCCACAAGACCGAGCGTCCGGATCGCTTTAGAATGATCGCGGACGCATGGCCGGCACGGTGAACTTAACCGCCGGCGTCGAAGTCCACAGACCTGCATGCACTCAAGGCGCGCCCGATTGGTTGATCCTGCTGACGATTATCGAAACGACCGTGCAACCCGGCGGACCCGGCGCGGCGCGTGTCGTGTCCTGATGTGGTCGTGGCTGTTCGCTGCGTTGCTGCTGTGCGCGGCTGCTCACGCGGCCGAACAGCCTCTGGCCGTCGATCAGGCGTTTTCGGCAGCCGCCACCTCGGCCGCAAACGACAGTGTGCAGGTCAGCTGGACGATCGCCGACGGGTATTACCTGTATCGACACGGCTTCGATTTCGAGCTGACCGACGCACCTGGACACACGATCGGCGCTATCCGTCTACCAGACGGCGCACGACACACCGATGAGTTCTTCGGCGAAGTCGAGACCTATCGTGATCGCGTGACCGCCGTGATCGATATCGAGGGCGATACACCGCTGCCCGATACCGCGCGGCTCAAGGTCAGCTATCAGGGCTGCGCCGACATGGGGCTGTGTTACCCGCCGCAGACACGGACCCTTGGGATCGCAAGCGAATCGGCCACCACCACGGCCGGGCCCGTCGCTCAGCAAGATGCGCTCGCCGCCCGGTTGGCCGGCGCTCACACGATCGCCACGCTGGCGCTGTTCTTCGGCCTGGGCGTGCTGCTGGCATTCACGCCCTGCATCCTGCCGATGATCCCGATCCTGTCCGGACTGATTGTCGGCGCGGGCGCTGGCCCTGGCCGGGCACTCAAATTGTCGTTGGCTTATGTCGTAGCCATGGCCTGCGCTTACGCGGTGTTCGGCGTGATCGCCGGCGCCTTTGGCGCCAATCTGCAGGCTGCCCTGCAGATGCCGGCGGTCGTCATCGTCTTCGCGGCCGTCTTCGTCGCGCTGGCCCTGGCGGCCTTCGGAGCATTCGAACTGCAGATGCCGAGCGCAATCCAGCAGCGGGTGGGCCGGGTTGGCCAGGGACGTGGCGGGCTGACCGGCGCGGCAGTGATGGGGTTTTTCTCGGCGCTGATTGCTGGTCCGTGCCTGGCGCCTCCGCTGGTCGGTGCGTTGCTTTATATCTCCAGCAGCGGCGACGTATTGCTGGGAGCAAGCGCGCTGTTCATGCTGGGCCTCGGCATGGGCATGCCGCTCCTGCTTATCGGCACGTTCGGTGCGCGCTTGCTGCCGCGCGCCGGCCGCTGGATGGATCAGATCCGGATCTTTTTCGGGGTGGTTCTGGCCGGCGTGGCGCTATGGCTGGTCTCACGCATTCTCGATCCCGAAATCAGTCTCGCCTTGTGGGGGCTGCTCGCCCTGGGCTACGGCGCCTATCTATCAATAGACAGCGGCGGCCCGGCCGTCATACGTGCGGGCCGACGCGCGCTCGTGTTCCTGTTGCTGATCTACGCCGGCTGCGCGCTGGTCGGCGCATCCGTCGGGGGTGGACGCCCCATCTCGCCATTGGCCGGATTGGGCGCCAGCCCGTCGAACATGGGCGCATCGGCCGAACAATCGCCGTTCACCCGTGTCGACGATCTGGCCGAACTCAAGACCGCACTGGCGGATGCAGCGCAGCGCGGCCGTCCGGCAATCGTGGATTTCTATGCAGACTGGTGTGTGGAATGCGTACAGATGGAACATTCCACCTTCGCCGATTCGGCCGTGCGCGCCGAACTTGCCGAGATGACTGCCCTTCAGGTCGATGTGACAGACTATGATGCCGCCGACCGCGCACTGCTGCGCGCGGTCAGCGTATACGGCCCGCCCACGATGCTGTTCTATCGCGCGGATGGCCGCGAGGCCGCCGATCGGCGGGTGATCGGCGCGATCGATGCCCCGGGACTGCTCGCTCATCTCGAAGCACTGGGTGGGCCATGAAGCCATCTGTACGACGCTGGCTGGCCGGCCTGGGGTTGCTCACCGTCGCTGTCGCCGGGGTGCTGGGCGCCTACCATCTCGCAGGGCCGGACAAACCCATGCGGCCGGCCTTCACGCTGGCGGATCTATCCGGCTCGCCGCGATCGATCTCGGACTTCGACGGCCGAGTGGTGGTGCTGAACTTCTGGGCCAGCTGGTGTGCACCCTGCCGCAAGGAGATTCCGATGCTGGTGGCGGCCCAGAACCAATGGCGCGAACAGGGCCTGTCCGTGGTCGGCGTGGCCATCGACAGCCGCGAGGCTGCAAAAGCGTTCGCCGAGCGTTACGAGATCAATTATCCGGTACTGGCCGATGCCACCGAGGGGGCGCGTATCCAGGATCGCTATACCCGCACGGGTGCGCCCGCCGGCGTGCTACCGTTTACTGCCATCATCGATCGACACGGCCGGGTCGTGGCCCGGATCGCAGGCGCAATCACACACCAGCAGCTGGCCGATCGTATCGAACCCCTGCTGGGGGACAACGCCGGCCGTCCCGACTGAACCGCATCACGTTGCATCGCAACAATCGGCGTCATCTCTGTGCTAAACGTCGCCGAATTTTCGACAATACGGCGGCGAACGGTCGCGAAATGATTGGGCCGCTGTTGTAACGCGCTCCTGCATGGGGCAGACTTCGCGCTATCGCACTGCATGGACGGCGATGTGGCTCATCTTCTGCTGCTCAACGGCCCGAATCTCAATCTGCTCGGCACGCGCGAGCCGACGATTTACGGACACGACACCCTCGCCGATGTGCAGGCAAGGCTGACCCGACGCGCCCAGGATAACGGCCATACGCTGAGCTGCTTTCAGTCGAACAGTGAAGGCGCGCTCATCGAGCGTATCCATTCCGCACGCGACGAGCACGTCGCCTGTGCGTTGTTCAATCCGGCCGGCTATACCCACAGCAGCGTCGCGCTGCGCGATGCGCTGCTGGCCACGGATCTGTCGTTCATCGAGATTCACCTGTCGAACACCGCCGCGCGTGAGTCGTTTCGACACCATTCCTACTTTGCCGACATCGCGATCGGCACCATCACCGGTTTCGGCGCACAGGGGTACGACATGGCGCTCGACGCGGCCATGCGACGTGTATCCGATACCCAGCGGGAGCACTAGACGCATCATGGACATTCGCAAACTCAAGAAGCTGATCGAACTGGTCGAGGATTCGGGCATTGCCGAACTCGAGATCACCGAGGGCGAGGAATCGGTTCGTATCGGTCGGTATCCGGCGCCGGGCAGCATGCCGAGCATGCCGCCGCAGAACTACTATGCCGCGCCGCCGGCCCAGGCACCGGCCGAGCAGCCGGCGCCGTCCTCCGCCGCCGACACCGCCGACAACAGCGAGGACGACACCCCGGACGGCCAGCTCGTGCGCTCGCCCATGGTCGGCACCTTCTACCGAGCCCCCTCGCCCGATGCCAAGCCGTTCGTCGAGGTCGGTGACAAGGTCGGCCCGAGCGATACGCTGTGCATCATCGAGGCGATGAAGATGCTCAACCAGATCGAAGCCGAGATCTCCGGCGAGATCACCGCCGTACTCGTGGAGAACGGACAGCCGGTGGAATTCGATCAGCCGCTATTCGTGGTGAAGTGATGCTCGGCAAAGTACTGATCGCCAATCGCGGCGAAATCGCACTGCGTATACTGCGCGCCTGTCGGGAACTCGATATCCCGGTCGTGGCCGCCTACTCCACCGCTGATCGCGACCAGAAGCACGTGCTGCTGGCCGAAGAGGCCGTATGTATCGGCCCGCCGCCCAGCACACAGAGTTACCTGAACATGGCCACGCTCATGAGCACGGCCGAGGTCGCAGGCGCGACCGCGATTCATCCAGGCTACGGCTTTCTCTCCGAGAACGCCGATTTCGCCGAGAGCGTCGAACAGTCCGGTTTCGTGTTCATTGGCCCCCGGGCAGAAACCATCCGGCTGATGGGCGACAAGACCTCGGCCATTCAGGAAATGCAGGCCGCCGGCGTACCCTGTGTGCCCGGTTCCGGCGCACCACTGACCGCAGACGACACCGCCAATCGCAAGCTGGCCCAGAAGATCGGCTTCCCGGTGATCATCAAGGCCGCCGGCGGCGGCGGCGGACGCGGCATGCACGTCGTCTATGAAGCCAAGGCCCTGGCCGGCGCGATCGACATGGCCCGTCGGGAAGCCGCCAGCTTCTTCGGCAACCCGGCCGTGTACATGGAGAAGTACCTTGAGCTGCCCCGGCATATCGAGGTGCAGGTACTGGCTGACAGCCACGGCAACGCGATCCACTTGGGTGAGCGAGACTGCTCGCCACAACGACGTCACCAGAAAGTCGTCGAGGAAGCACCGGCACCCGGCATCACGCCCGAACAGCGTGCCGAGATCGGCAAGCTGTGCGTGGATGCCTGCAAGCGTATCGGCTACCGTGGCGCCGGGACGTTCGAATTTCTCTACGAGAACGGGGAGTTCCATTTCATCGAGATGAACACCCGTATCCAGGTCGAGCACCCGGTGACCGAAATGGTCACCGGCGTGGACCTGGTCGCCGAACAGCTTCGGATCGCTGCCGGCGAAGAACTGCGTTATCGACAGGAAGACATCGTGGTGCGCGGGCACGCCATCGAGTGCCGGATCAACGCCGAGCATGCCGAGACGTTCGTGCCCTCGCCCGGCAAGATCCAGGCTTATCATGCCCCTGGCGGCCCCGGCATCCGGATGGATTCGCATATCTATGCCGGTTACAGCGTACCGCCTCACTACGACTCGCTCATCGGCAAGCTGATCGCACATGGCGATACCCGTGCCGCGGCGACCGCCCGGCTGGACATGGCGCTGTCGGAAATGGTCGTAGAAGGCATCCACACCAACATCGCGCTGCACAAGCGGATCATTCACGACCCGTCCCATATCGAGGGCGGCGTGTCGATTCATTGGCTGGAAAAGAAACTGCGCGAGGAAGCGGCGCGTGGTTGAAGCCGGCGACCTACCGGCCTGGCATCAGATCACCGTTATCAGCGAGCGGGCGGCGATCGCCGAAGCGGTGTTCGAACAATTCGACGCCGAGGCGGTCACCGTGCTGGACGCCGGCAGCGAAATGGCCGTGGAAAACGCCCCACACGAGCATCCCGATTTCGAGGCCTCACGCATCGTCGGGCTGTTCGTGCACGGCACGCCGGTCGAGCCGATCAAGACAGCACTACGACAGATGTTGGGCGCACGGGTCGAAATCGAGATTACCGATCTGGCGAATCAGGACTGGGCGAGCGCCTGGCTGGCTCAGCACCCGCCGCTTCGCTTCGGTGCGCGGCTGTGGATCGCACCACATAGCGCGCCGGTCGAAGCCGACGATCAGGCCGTGGTGGTACGGCTGGATCCGGGACTGGCATTCGGTACCGGCACCCACCCCACGACCGCCCTGTGCCTGGAATGGTTGGCAGGCGCTGACCTGGCCGGACGCCATGTGCTCGACTACGGCTGCGGGTCGGGCATCCTGGCGATTGCGGCGGCGCGGCTGGGCGCGGCCTCGGTGACGGCCGTCGATATCGATCCACAGGCGGTCCGCGCCACCCGTGACAACGCCCGAACCAACGAGGTCGCCGACGTCATCCATACCCCGGACATGGATGCGATCGCCGGCCAGCCCTTCGATGTGGTGGTCGCCAACATCCTCGCCAAACCGCTGATTGCACTGGCCGAACGACTTGCAGAGCATGCCCGGCCCGGCACCCCCCTGATCCTGTCCGGATTGCTCAGCCGCCAGGCGGACTCGGTTCGCAGCGCCTATGAGCGCGCGTTTTCGTTCACGCCCGGGGCCGAACGCGACGACTGGATACGACTGGATGCCCACCGCCGCGCTGATTGACCGGCGCTCGCCGAAAGTCGTCTTTCTCTGAGTGGCGATTGCCGTTATAGTTCGCCGTTCCTCATCCCCCGCCCGCCGCTGGCACGAATGACGCAGACGCAGACCGATACCGATTCTGATGCTGACGGCCAACCCCTCAGCCACTACGTCGGCGCCAGTCTCGATCGCTACTTCGAATCGCTCAACGGCAGCGCGCCCCCCTGCGATCTGTATCGCATGATACTCGAACAAGTCGAGAAGCCGTTGCTCGAGCGTGTACTCGACTACAGCCGTGGCAATCAGTCCAAAGCGGCGGCCATGCTCGGCATCAATCGCGGCACGCTTCGAAAGAAACTCCGCAGCTACGATCTCGACGGCTGACCGGCCGCCGCCTACCCTGCAGACTCCACCCGCGCCGCGGGTGTTTTTATTTCAACCGGACCCATCGCCTACCGTGACTTCGACCACCGATCGCCCCGCCCAGCCTATTCGTCGCGCTTTGATCAGCGTGTCTGACAAGACCGGCGTCGCCGAATTCGCGCGCGCGCTCAGCGCCGACCACGGCGTCGAGATACTCTCCACGGGCGGCACGGCCCGCGCCCTGCGCGACGCCGGCGTGGCCGTCATCGACGTCGCCGACCATACCGGCGCCCCGGAAATCATGGACGGCCGCGTCAAGACGCTGCACCCGAAGATTCATGGCGGCATTCTCGGTCGCCGAGGCATCGATGACACAGTCATGGCCGAACAGCAGATCGCACCGATCGATCTGGTGGTGGTCAATCTATACCCGTTCGAACAAACCATCGCGCGGCCGGAGACCACGCGCGACCAGGCCATCGAAACCATCGACATCGGCGGACCGGCGATGCTGCGCGCCGCCGCCAAGAACCACGCCTTCGTTACACTGGTGGTCGATTCGGTCGACTACGACGCGGTGCTTGCCGATATGCAGGCGCACGGCGGGGCCACCACCCTATCCACCCGGGAGCGTCTGGCGGCCAAGGGTTTTGCGCACACTGCCGGCTACGACCACGCCATTGCTACGTACCTGTCGGACGCCGCCGACAGCGCCGGCAACGATACCGATGATGCCGTCTTGCCGAGTCGCTTCGCGCCCAGTTACGAACGACGGAGGACGCTGCGTTACGGCGAGAACCCGCACCAGCGGGCCGCGCTCTATGCGGCCGCCGAACCGGTCGCGGGCAGTCTGGTCGATGCTCATGTCGTTCAGGGAAAGGCCCTGTCCTACAACAATCTGGCCGATGCCGACGCCGCGCTGGCCTGTGTCCGTGCGTTCGATCAGGCACCGGCGTGTGTGATCGTCAAACATGCCAACCCCTGCGGTGTAGCGGTCGCACGCAGCCTGGAACAGGCCTACGAGCGCGCGTTTGCCACCGACCCGACCTCGGCCTTCGGAGGCATTCTCGCCTTCAACCAGACGCTAGATGTGGCGACCGCCGAACGCGTTCTGGCCAATCAGTTCGCCGAGGTGATCCTCGCCCCAGCCATTGAAGACGCGGCCCTGGCCCTGTTCGCCCGGAAGAAGAATCTACGCGTGATCGCCACCGGCGAGGCGGCGGCCGGCCGGCCAAGCGAACCGGCCATCAAGCAGATCGCCGGCGGTCTGCTGGTTCAGGACGCCGACGAGCAGCTGCTAGACGATCAGCAGCTTCGTATCGTCACCGAGGCCCAGCCCGACGGCAGTCAGCTGCAGGATCTGATGTTCGCCTGGCGGGTAGCCAAGTTCGTTAAATCCAACGCCATCGTCTATGCGCGCGACGGCGCGACCGTCGGCGTCGGCGCCGGCCAGATGAGCCGCGTCGATTCGGCCCGCATCGCGGGCCTGAAGGCCGCCGATGCCGGGCTCGACGTGGCCGGCTCGGTCATGGCCTCCGATGCGTTCTTCCCGTTCCGGGATGGTCTCGACGCCGCAGCGAAGGTCGGCGTGAAGGCGGTCATTCAACCGGGCGGATCGATTCGCGACGAGGAGGTAATCGCAGCCGCCGACGAGGCCGGGATTGCCATGCTGTTCACGGGCGTTCGCCACTTCCGTCACTGATATTTCAGATAGTTGACGCGCACGGCCTGTGCGCTGACGTTGCCCGGCCGCGCGCGCTGCCTTGCGGCAACCGCGAAATCCATGTTACCCCTGACCGACCGGTCGAGCGATTGACCGTTTCGATAACTATAAATAGTCACGACGGTTGCAGACCGTCGGTCAGGGGAGATAACCCATGCGTCTGACTCCTTCCGCCGCCACGGCGACCCTCGTGTTCGTGGCGTTCAGCGCGCCGGCCTCCGCCGGCCTTCTGGGCGATCTGCTCGCCCCTGTCACTGAGCCGGACTCGACCCGTCCGAGCGAGACCATCCGCACCGATGACGCATCAGAGCGCTCGCCCGAGAAGGTCGGTCGCTTCAGCACACCGTTTGCCGAGCCCACCATCGTTGTGGACGGTCAGGCCATGGCCACTGATGAACGCTGTCTTCCCAATGCCGAAGGGATGCTCAGCTGCAAGCCGGCGGCCGGCACGGTCGCCAATCTCGGTGACGGCCGATTCGTATACCTGAACGCGCTTGAAGGCACCGAGAACGTCGAGCTGTCGATCGTCGCCGAATTCGGCGAGGTGTCGGTCAACGACCAGTCGCGGGTACTCACACTGGATGACGAAGACCGCCCGAGCTGGAGCCGGCCCGATCCGGTCGACGGCGGCGCCAATCCCGACGGTGCCGACAGTACGACGCTGTCCGGTGCGCTGACCGGCGTGCCCGAGGGCCTGCTGGACACGGCCGACAATACGGCCAAGAACGACGGCGCACTGTTCTGTGCCGACGTCACGTTCCTGGCTGACGGCCGGATGATGGCGGTCGGCGGCACCGATTACTACACCGAACCCGGTGTCGACGGACTGCCGGTGGGCGTAGTCGAGCTAGAGGGGCTCAAGGCTTCGCGCATCTTCGATCCGGAAACCGAGACCTGGTCGCAGAGCGGCGATATGCGCTACGGGCGCTGGTACCCGTCACTGGTCACCCTGGCCAATGGCGATGTGTTCGTGGCCAGCGGGGTGACCAAGCTGCTCAAGCCGGTCTATCCCGAACAGCCACTCAATTCCGGGCGTAACGTGGTCCAGACCGAGACCTACGATCTTGACAGCGGCACCTGGTCAGAAAACGGCGGCCCCGCCCAGCGCTCGCTGCCCTTGTTCCCCCGTATGCATCTGCTGCCCAACGGCCAGGTGTTCTATAACGCCGGGGGCCAGGCCTTCAATCCCTTCGGACAGGCCTACGATCAGGCGTTGTGGAATATTGTCGCCGCCTACGATCCCGACAGCCAGCAATGGACCGATCTCGGCTACGCCGGCCTGCCGCTCAAGCTCAACGAGGTTGGACTGGGCGCACTGGCCAGCACGCTCAACGTGACCAACCTGAATGCCGGCCAGGTGCAGCGACTGCTTGGCGATCTGGTCGGTCAGACCCTGGCCAACCCGACCGGGTTGATCGAAGGACTGCTGGATACGCCGATCGACGGCCGTGCGCTCGAGCGGGCGATCGGCTCGGGCATGCGTGGCTCCACGTTCTCCGCGATGTTGCCGCTACGCCCCGATGCCAACGGTGGTTATCACGACGCACGCTTTCTGACCGCCGGGGGCGTACCGACCTATGTCACCGTGGGCAGCCCGGGCGGTTACCTGCCGATCTCTTCGTCGCGTATCGACACGGTGCATGTCGACGGCGACACCATGGAGTACAGCTCCGAGCTCACCGGCCCGCTCAACGAACCGCGCTGGTACAGCTATTCAGTGGTCATGCCCGACGACAGCGTGATGATTTTTTCCGGCGGCAACCGCGACGGCGTCGTGTTGCCGGGCCTGGAGGGCGCCTATCGCCAGGCGGAGCGCTTCGATCCGACCACCGGCAACTGGACTCCGATGGCCGTGGCCCATCGCAAGCGGACCTACCACAACACCGCGCTGCTGATGCCCGACGGCCGTGTGCTGGTCGGCGGCCATTCTCCGATCAACACGGCTTATCTGTCTTTCATCAACCTCGACCAACTGGGGCTGGCCGACTACCAGAGCCGTGACCCATCGTTCGAGATCTATACTCCGCCCTATGCGATGCGTGACGATCGCCCGGTAATCGACAGCGCGCCGAGCGAACTGCGCACCGACGGCACAACGTTCGATGTCGCGGTGGATAGCGGCGATGTAGATCAGGCCATGCTCATCCGGCGGACCGCGACCACGCATCTGGTCGACGGCGACCAGCGCGCGGTGGTTCTGCCGATCGTCGCGCGTAGCGGCGGTCAGATCACGCTCCAGATGACCGCCAACCCGGCCGTCCTCCCGGCTGGTCAATACATGCTGTTCGTCAGCCGCGAAGCTGATGACGGCATGCGCCTGCCGTCCGAGTCCACCCCGGTGGCAATACTGCCTGGTCAGGATGACGCGCCCATCGTTCAGCCCGCGCCGGTGGTGACTTCGGGCGAGGCTAACCACGGACTGGTCGGCAGCCTGCTCGGCAAGATCGGTGAAGTCGGCCGGATCGGCGACAC from Salinisphaera sp. T31B1 carries:
- the dsbD gene encoding protein-disulfide reductase DsbD yields the protein MWSWLFAALLLCAAAHAAEQPLAVDQAFSAAATSAANDSVQVSWTIADGYYLYRHGFDFELTDAPGHTIGAIRLPDGARHTDEFFGEVETYRDRVTAVIDIEGDTPLPDTARLKVSYQGCADMGLCYPPQTRTLGIASESATTTAGPVAQQDALAARLAGAHTIATLALFFGLGVLLAFTPCILPMIPILSGLIVGAGAGPGRALKLSLAYVVAMACAYAVFGVIAGAFGANLQAALQMPAVVIVFAAVFVALALAAFGAFELQMPSAIQQRVGRVGQGRGGLTGAAVMGFFSALIAGPCLAPPLVGALLYISSSGDVLLGASALFMLGLGMGMPLLLIGTFGARLLPRAGRWMDQIRIFFGVVLAGVALWLVSRILDPEISLALWGLLALGYGAYLSIDSGGPAVIRAGRRALVFLLLIYAGCALVGASVGGGRPISPLAGLGASPSNMGASAEQSPFTRVDDLAELKTALADAAQRGRPAIVDFYADWCVECVQMEHSTFADSAVRAELAEMTALQVDVTDYDAADRALLRAVSVYGPPTMLFYRADGREAADRRVIGAIDAPGLLAHLEALGGP
- the accB gene encoding acetyl-CoA carboxylase biotin carboxyl carrier protein, with protein sequence MDIRKLKKLIELVEDSGIAELEITEGEESVRIGRYPAPGSMPSMPPQNYYAAPPAQAPAEQPAPSSAADTADNSEDDTPDGQLVRSPMVGTFYRAPSPDAKPFVEVGDKVGPSDTLCIIEAMKMLNQIEAEISGEITAVLVENGQPVEFDQPLFVVK
- the prmA gene encoding 50S ribosomal protein L11 methyltransferase — its product is MVEAGDLPAWHQITVISERAAIAEAVFEQFDAEAVTVLDAGSEMAVENAPHEHPDFEASRIVGLFVHGTPVEPIKTALRQMLGARVEIEITDLANQDWASAWLAQHPPLRFGARLWIAPHSAPVEADDQAVVVRLDPGLAFGTGTHPTTALCLEWLAGADLAGRHVLDYGCGSGILAIAAARLGAASVTAVDIDPQAVRATRDNARTNEVADVIHTPDMDAIAGQPFDVVVANILAKPLIALAERLAEHARPGTPLILSGLLSRQADSVRSAYERAFSFTPGAERDDWIRLDAHRRAD
- the accC gene encoding acetyl-CoA carboxylase biotin carboxylase subunit; this encodes MLGKVLIANRGEIALRILRACRELDIPVVAAYSTADRDQKHVLLAEEAVCIGPPPSTQSYLNMATLMSTAEVAGATAIHPGYGFLSENADFAESVEQSGFVFIGPRAETIRLMGDKTSAIQEMQAAGVPCVPGSGAPLTADDTANRKLAQKIGFPVIIKAAGGGGGRGMHVVYEAKALAGAIDMARREAASFFGNPAVYMEKYLELPRHIEVQVLADSHGNAIHLGERDCSPQRRHQKVVEEAPAPGITPEQRAEIGKLCVDACKRIGYRGAGTFEFLYENGEFHFIEMNTRIQVEHPVTEMVTGVDLVAEQLRIAAGEELRYRQEDIVVRGHAIECRINAEHAETFVPSPGKIQAYHAPGGPGIRMDSHIYAGYSVPPHYDSLIGKLIAHGDTRAAATARLDMALSEMVVEGIHTNIALHKRIIHDPSHIEGGVSIHWLEKKLREEAARG
- the aroQ gene encoding type II 3-dehydroquinate dehydratase, whose translation is MAHLLLLNGPNLNLLGTREPTIYGHDTLADVQARLTRRAQDNGHTLSCFQSNSEGALIERIHSARDEHVACALFNPAGYTHSSVALRDALLATDLSFIEIHLSNTAARESFRHHSYFADIAIGTITGFGAQGYDMALDAAMRRVSDTQREH
- the ilvD gene encoding dihydroxy-acid dehydratase, translating into MAEDKPLKRRSQVVTQGTARAPNRAMLRAMGYTDADFDKPIVGVANGYSTITPCNIGLNVLAQRAESALENGGAKSQMFGTVTVSDGISMGTPGMKYSLVSREVIADTIETAVQGESMDGVIAIGGCDKNMPGAMIGIARMNVPAIFVYGGTIKPGHLDGEDLTIVSAFEAVGQRVAGTIDDERVHRVECNACPGAGSCGGMYTANTMSSAIEAMGLSLPYSSTMAAEDAEKADSAAASAEALITAIEKGIKPRDLLTFKAFENAITLIMAVGGSTNAVLHLLAIAQAAEVDLSIDDFERIRAQVPVFCDLKPSGRYVVTELHRAGGIPQVLKMLLNAGLLHGDCLTITGQTLAEVLADVPDAPPTDQQVIHQFDDPLYAQGHLAILKGNLAEEGAVAKITGLKNPAITGPARVFDSEEEAMAAIVDERVGAGDIVVIRYEGPKGGPGMREMLSPTSAIIGRGLGEKVGLITDGRFSGGTYGMVVGHVAPEAAVGGAIGLIEEGDTVTIDARKRLLQLEVDDAELEKRRAAWKPKPPKATRGVLAKYARLVGTASKGAVTDQPD
- the fis gene encoding DNA-binding transcriptional regulator Fis translates to MTQTQTDTDSDADGQPLSHYVGASLDRYFESLNGSAPPCDLYRMILEQVEKPLLERVLDYSRGNQSKAAAMLGINRGTLRKKLRSYDLDG
- a CDS encoding TlpA disulfide reductase family protein, giving the protein MKPSVRRWLAGLGLLTVAVAGVLGAYHLAGPDKPMRPAFTLADLSGSPRSISDFDGRVVVLNFWASWCAPCRKEIPMLVAAQNQWREQGLSVVGVAIDSREAAKAFAERYEINYPVLADATEGARIQDRYTRTGAPAGVLPFTAIIDRHGRVVARIAGAITHQQLADRIEPLLGDNAGRPD
- a CDS encoding peroxiredoxin is translated as MSLRLGDDAPNFTADTTEGHIDFHEWLGDSWGVLFSHPADFTPVCTTELGETGRLKDEFAKRNTKVIVVSVDSVEDHKAWSSDIEETQGCAVNFPIIGDTDRKVAELYDMIHPNAGDTSTVRSVFVIDPNKKVRMTLTYPKSAGRNFREIIRVIDSMQLTDNYKVTTPANWEDGDDVIVSPALSNEEAEKLFPAGWNELKPYLRMTKQPNK